The following proteins come from a genomic window of Mycobacterium gordonae:
- a CDS encoding SpoIIE family protein phosphatase: protein MAMFDWSGSLLGPVDLWSQSLRTAVGICLNSRYPMVIWWGHDLVLLYNDAWIPILGDKHPAVARRGRDVWPEMWHIIGRQLHSVLETGRATFSDDQLLPTQRFGYFEEAYFTYSYSAIRQENGQVGGVFTAVTETTQQVLSERRLRTLRTLGDSTARVVTQSAASRQAVCEAALTALAKDRADIPFAAVYSIDQVSQAAELICATGLTNPSAVAQPPTRLVEAARCGAAMTMIAVTEQWARAVSPAANPVGDQPPETAVVMPVQLGEDGATAAVLLAAITPYRSMDDDFRGFLQLVAAQTSRAISDALNYQAQRRRAEALAELDRAKTEFFANVSHEFRTPLTLITGPAQESLVDTGEPLGPAQRQRLEVIGRNAARLRRLVDDLLDFATIEAGKHTPERHLVDLAAATRELVASFEPAICAAGLQLRSDIPPLPRPVSVDAGMWEKIVMNLLSNAVKYTLAGHIDVRLHQIGDTVQLAVTDTGIGIPASEVPKVFDRFHRVRGRGGRSHEGAGIGLALVAELVHLHDGSITVDSVEGQGSTFTVEVPCPAIDTPAAGDVQHYPHRLEVPLAYVQEAMQWSTGTHPGDVHAAAQAVQSSASQIPQVLVVEDITDMRTFISEVLAPYWRVLQAADGRQGLQLARRYHPDLVITDIMMPDLDGFGLLKELRGDPRTSTTPVVFLSARAGEEAAVSGLDAGADDYLAKPFSTVELLARVRSNLQLAQLRNREAQFRRTLIEAMQEGFYLCDDNGTVIEANQAFYDLVGYDAAGLPYPWPQPWVPAGDVDPQAWAICEQAHAQSLQAGARRFTVPVQHRSGRRLWLACTSTLVHHPRSGQQLIIATAADITAQRLAAQRDETLSHFAVAIAGHRTTAALLSAALEQLGKLFGGRIVVAQWDGDTAQPAMVTWPPTALTNDDQLLVSAVHTARHRPAASVITVSENTASAIATPLDGKGDCAIAMSCDSSPTAGITDRELFTVLTSHLAQTLLTAREYEATRTVALTLQHAILGPTTLPRGFAVRYTPAEKPLEVGGDWYDVVMLADNTVGVVVGDCVGDGLSAAAVMGQLRSAARTRLLDNAAPKDVLESLDRFARALPGALCTTVFCAVIDPVGAVIRYSSAGHPYPILITADGDHRLLDDAQSTPLAINSAALPRTESRTVLPPGATVLLYTDGLIERRKESLDSGFNRAIAALVRYRDRHPEETADRVMSELLPAGGYTDDVALLLYRQPPPPFHLQLPPPSPASPAPDTIYAAGCKPPPSTMTLPAISCSRRGKLSLMPSNTPATTSPITSN from the coding sequence ATGGCAATGTTCGACTGGTCGGGGTCGCTGCTGGGTCCGGTTGACTTGTGGTCGCAAAGCCTGCGGACCGCGGTGGGTATCTGTCTGAATTCGCGCTATCCCATGGTCATTTGGTGGGGACACGATCTGGTCCTTCTCTACAACGACGCATGGATCCCCATCCTGGGGGACAAGCATCCCGCGGTGGCGCGTCGAGGTCGCGACGTGTGGCCAGAAATGTGGCACATCATCGGTCGGCAATTGCACAGCGTGCTCGAAACCGGGCGCGCCACCTTCTCCGATGACCAGTTGTTACCCACGCAGCGCTTCGGCTATTTCGAAGAGGCGTATTTCACGTACTCCTATAGCGCGATACGTCAGGAGAACGGTCAGGTCGGCGGCGTCTTCACCGCGGTCACCGAAACTACTCAACAGGTGCTCAGCGAGCGCCGACTGCGGACATTGCGCACGCTGGGCGACAGTACTGCACGCGTGGTCACCCAAAGCGCTGCCAGCCGGCAGGCGGTCTGCGAGGCAGCGTTGACCGCCTTGGCCAAGGACCGCGCCGACATTCCGTTCGCCGCGGTCTACTCGATCGATCAAGTCAGCCAGGCAGCCGAGTTGATCTGCGCCACCGGGCTGACCAACCCATCGGCGGTAGCGCAGCCGCCCACGAGACTGGTAGAGGCAGCGCGCTGCGGTGCTGCGATGACGATGATTGCCGTGACCGAGCAATGGGCCCGCGCGGTGTCACCGGCAGCCAATCCGGTGGGGGATCAACCGCCCGAAACCGCCGTCGTCATGCCGGTCCAGTTGGGCGAAGATGGCGCCACTGCTGCGGTGCTGCTTGCGGCTATCACTCCTTACCGCAGCATGGACGACGATTTTCGCGGCTTTCTGCAACTGGTGGCTGCCCAAACCAGCCGAGCCATCAGCGACGCCTTGAACTACCAGGCGCAACGCCGCCGCGCTGAAGCGCTCGCCGAACTCGATAGGGCCAAAACAGAATTTTTCGCCAACGTCAGCCACGAATTCAGGACACCGCTGACGCTGATTACCGGTCCCGCCCAGGAAAGCTTGGTCGACACCGGCGAACCCCTCGGGCCAGCCCAGCGTCAGCGCCTAGAAGTGATCGGTCGCAACGCAGCTCGGCTGCGTCGCCTTGTCGATGATCTGTTGGATTTTGCGACGATCGAAGCCGGGAAACACACCCCCGAGCGCCATCTGGTGGACCTTGCGGCCGCGACCCGCGAACTCGTGGCCTCATTCGAACCGGCTATCTGCGCAGCGGGTCTGCAACTGCGCTCAGACATCCCCCCGTTGCCGCGTCCGGTATCCGTCGACGCTGGTATGTGGGAAAAAATCGTGATGAACCTCTTGTCCAACGCGGTGAAATACACACTGGCCGGACACATTGACGTGCGACTACACCAGATCGGCGACACGGTACAACTGGCTGTGACCGACACCGGGATCGGCATTCCCGCTAGCGAAGTCCCAAAAGTGTTTGACCGGTTTCACCGGGTTCGCGGCCGTGGGGGGCGCAGCCATGAAGGTGCCGGCATCGGTTTGGCGCTAGTCGCCGAATTGGTCCATCTTCATGACGGCAGCATCACGGTGGATTCCGTGGAGGGCCAGGGAAGCACATTCACCGTGGAGGTGCCGTGCCCGGCCATCGACACCCCCGCCGCCGGTGATGTTCAGCACTATCCCCACCGTCTCGAGGTGCCCCTGGCGTATGTGCAGGAGGCGATGCAATGGTCGACCGGCACACACCCGGGCGATGTTCACGCCGCAGCGCAGGCTGTGCAGTCATCGGCATCGCAGATCCCGCAGGTACTGGTCGTGGAAGACATCACCGACATGCGGACATTCATCAGCGAGGTGTTAGCGCCGTATTGGCGTGTGCTGCAAGCAGCTGACGGGCGTCAAGGGCTGCAATTAGCTCGCCGATACCACCCCGATCTTGTGATAACCGACATCATGATGCCGGACCTGGACGGCTTCGGCTTACTCAAGGAGCTGCGCGGCGACCCGCGGACCTCGACCACGCCCGTGGTGTTCTTATCAGCGCGAGCCGGTGAGGAAGCCGCGGTCAGCGGGCTGGATGCCGGAGCCGACGATTACCTTGCCAAACCGTTTTCCACCGTTGAACTCCTCGCGCGGGTGCGCTCAAATCTGCAGCTAGCCCAACTGCGTAACCGCGAAGCCCAATTTCGCCGCACACTGATCGAGGCGATGCAAGAGGGCTTTTATCTCTGCGACGACAACGGCACCGTGATCGAGGCGAATCAAGCGTTCTACGACCTGGTCGGCTACGACGCCGCCGGCCTTCCTTACCCGTGGCCCCAACCCTGGGTACCGGCAGGCGACGTCGACCCGCAGGCCTGGGCCATCTGCGAACAGGCCCACGCCCAGTCGCTGCAGGCAGGCGCGAGACGATTCACCGTCCCGGTCCAACACCGCAGCGGCCGACGGCTCTGGCTGGCCTGTACCTCGACTTTAGTGCATCACCCACGCAGTGGGCAGCAACTGATCATCGCGACCGCTGCTGACATCACCGCGCAGCGCCTCGCGGCCCAGCGCGACGAAACCTTGTCACACTTCGCCGTGGCGATCGCAGGTCATCGCACCACAGCAGCCTTGCTCAGCGCCGCGCTCGAACAACTGGGAAAGCTGTTCGGCGGTCGTATCGTCGTGGCTCAGTGGGACGGCGATACCGCCCAGCCCGCGATGGTGACGTGGCCGCCGACAGCGCTTACCAACGATGATCAGCTATTGGTTTCGGCGGTTCACACGGCGCGACACCGGCCCGCAGCGTCGGTGATCACCGTGTCAGAAAACACCGCCTCGGCGATCGCTACACCGCTCGACGGCAAAGGCGACTGTGCTATCGCGATGAGCTGCGACTCATCACCCACCGCGGGCATCACCGATCGCGAGCTGTTCACCGTGCTCACCAGCCACCTTGCCCAGACGCTGCTAACAGCGCGGGAGTACGAGGCCACCCGCACCGTAGCGTTGACGCTGCAGCATGCCATTCTCGGCCCGACCACACTTCCCCGAGGATTTGCCGTTCGCTACACACCGGCGGAAAAACCGCTGGAAGTCGGCGGGGACTGGTACGACGTCGTCATGCTCGCCGACAACACGGTCGGTGTCGTCGTCGGCGACTGCGTCGGTGACGGACTGTCGGCCGCGGCGGTAATGGGACAGCTCCGCTCAGCTGCTCGCACCCGCCTGCTCGATAACGCCGCACCCAAAGATGTTCTCGAGTCATTAGACCGGTTTGCGCGAGCACTCCCGGGCGCGCTGTGCACCACCGTGTTCTGCGCCGTCATCGACCCCGTTGGTGCGGTCATCCGCTACAGCAGCGCCGGGCACCCCTATCCGATACTAATAACCGCCGACGGCGACCATCGCCTCCTCGACGACGCCCAATCAACGCCGCTTGCGATCAACAGCGCCGCTTTGCCGCGTACCGAATCCCGCACGGTCCTACCCCCGGGTGCCACCGTGCTGCTGTATACCGACGGACTGATAGAGCGGCGAAAAGAATCCCTGGACAGCGGATTCAACCGCGCCATCGCAGCACTCGTGCGCTACCGGGACCGCCATCCCGAAGAGACCGCGGACCGCGTCATGAGTGAGCTGCTGCCCGCCGGCGGGTACACCGACGACGTGGCCCTGCTGCTCTACCGGCAACCGCCCCCGCCGTTTCATCTCCAACTCCCGCCGCCGTCACCAGCATCCCCCGCGCCCGACACCATTTACGCAGCTGGCTGCAAGCCGCCGCCATCGACGATGACGTTGCCGGCGATCTCTTGCTCGCGGCGGGGGAAGCTGTCACTAATGCCGTCGAACACGCCAGCGACGACGTCGCCCATCACGTCGAATTGA
- a CDS encoding DUF4192 domain-containing protein: MSQISLRTPADLLAAAPCLLGFIPTNSLVIYLYQRTEGGTIGIYCAMRLDRTATIEQIAQLPTHDVLSDGVVAATVIAICDHHDDDHVASLMDAVRDVLQASGIRVLHRLYTRNVTEAGQWLDIDTGNYGQTYPYTDGQATAEFVLNEGKQIRSSRQDITADFGYLPAAPQIDIADHDELAANAQAEIAAILQGATPITSPTLAARAGIAITGHPAVRDAMIGLAVDHPASAADLWTHISRRLRGRPRAEALTVAAACLCLDRDTIRAGIAVQAALAEAESTGTPRPGLANLLEVALNSGINPAKIRDVLITSTAGQPRRAH; this comes from the coding sequence ATGTCTCAGATCAGCCTTCGCACCCCCGCCGACCTGCTGGCCGCCGCGCCCTGCCTTCTCGGATTCATCCCCACCAACAGCCTGGTGATCTACCTCTACCAGCGCACCGAAGGCGGCACCATCGGCATCTACTGCGCCATGCGACTGGACCGCACCGCCACGATTGAGCAGATTGCCCAGCTGCCCACCCACGACGTGCTCTCCGATGGCGTCGTCGCCGCCACCGTCATAGCGATCTGCGACCATCACGACGACGATCACGTCGCCTCACTCATGGATGCGGTCCGCGATGTGTTGCAGGCCAGCGGCATTCGCGTTCTGCACCGTCTCTACACCCGCAACGTGACCGAAGCCGGTCAATGGCTCGACATCGACACCGGCAACTACGGCCAGACCTACCCCTACACCGATGGCCAGGCCACCGCCGAATTCGTGTTGAACGAAGGCAAGCAGATCCGCAGCAGCCGCCAGGACATCACCGCGGACTTCGGGTACCTACCGGCTGCACCACAGATCGACATTGCCGACCACGACGAACTCGCTGCCAACGCCCAAGCCGAAATCGCGGCAATCCTGCAGGGCGCGACACCCATCACCAGCCCCACCCTGGCCGCCCGCGCCGGCATCGCCATCACCGGGCACCCCGCCGTGCGTGACGCCATGATCGGGCTTGCTGTAGACCACCCCGCGTCCGCGGCCGACCTATGGACCCACATCAGCCGGCGGCTGCGTGGGCGCCCCCGCGCCGAGGCACTCACCGTCGCAGCGGCATGCCTGTGCCTCGACCGTGACACCATCCGCGCCGGCATCGCGGTCCAAGCCGCTCTCGCCGAAGCCGAGTCCACCGGCACCCCCCGGCCCGGCCTGGCCAACCTGCTGGAAGTCGCCCTGAACTCCGGTATCAACCCGGCCAAGATCCGCGACGTGCTCATCACCTCCACCGCCGGCCAACCCCGCCGCGCCCACTAA
- a CDS encoding DUF4192 domain-containing protein, whose amino-acid sequence MSYNDLRTPADLLAACPALLKYVPTNSMVVYLVQRAPNGGIRVRDVVCFDITITTSQAANFPTICALRSDRYDAAILLAICEQRHDIHARHILDTVREALQRNGVGVLRRIYARDVTTPGHWLDADTGDHGDTYPYTDSLHSARLVHSGTPIHRTRNDIAAAFEHLPPAPPVAVADHANLVLDTFDDITDILLGGPHTDPTLATRAGIVITGHPALRDAMIGLAIDQPLAAADLWTHIGRRLRGQPRAEALTIAAASLCLQGNTVHATLALQAAFAEAQATHTPDPDLAVALDSKLTEGLGPTEIRAAITAAFARRGDGPPQP is encoded by the coding sequence ATGTCTTACAACGATCTTCGCACCCCCGCCGACCTGCTCGCCGCCTGCCCCGCCCTGCTCAAATATGTGCCGACCAACAGCATGGTCGTCTACCTGGTACAGCGGGCGCCCAACGGCGGCATCCGCGTACGAGACGTGGTGTGCTTCGACATCACCATCACCACCAGCCAAGCCGCCAACTTCCCCACCATCTGCGCCTTGCGCTCCGATCGCTACGACGCCGCCATCCTTCTGGCGATCTGCGAGCAACGCCACGACATCCACGCCAGACACATCCTCGACACAGTCCGAGAGGCGCTGCAACGCAACGGGGTCGGGGTGCTGCGCCGGATCTACGCACGAGACGTGACCACACCCGGGCACTGGCTGGACGCCGACACCGGCGATCACGGCGACACCTACCCCTACACCGACTCGCTGCACTCCGCCCGGCTCGTGCACTCCGGAACACCGATCCACCGCACCCGCAACGACATCGCCGCCGCCTTCGAGCATCTTCCGCCCGCACCGCCCGTCGCAGTCGCCGACCACGCCAACCTCGTCCTTGACACCTTCGATGACATCACCGACATCCTGCTGGGAGGCCCCCACACCGACCCCACCCTGGCCACCCGCGCCGGCATCGTCATCACCGGCCACCCCGCCCTGCGCGACGCCATGATCGGCCTGGCGATCGACCAGCCGCTCGCCGCCGCGGACCTGTGGACCCACATCGGCCGGCGCCTACGAGGCCAACCCCGCGCCGAAGCCCTCACCATCGCCGCCGCCAGCCTGTGCCTGCAGGGCAACACCGTCCACGCAACGCTTGCACTCCAAGCCGCCTTCGCTGAAGCCCAAGCCACCCACACTCCCGACCCCGATCTGGCGGTCGCGCTCGACAGCAAGCTCACCGAAGGCCTCGGACCCACCGAAATCCGTGCCGCCATCACCGCAGCATTCGCCCGCCGCGGCGACGGTCCGCCCCAACCGTGA
- a CDS encoding DUF932 domain-containing protein, with protein sequence MVDASGAHFETAGALRGGRETFMTMKLPNTIVFDGRDGTQDRTDLYLAALNSHDGSSRFTFLVTPVRIVCKNTQSAALRNAKASWGIRHTGGARAAIQEARNALKLTWRYIEAFEAEAAELYARPMDTDEVRRFANTLLEVDSATSAATARHRSERANGIVKLWTSSPTITPIAGTRWAAYNAVTEYLDHHVPVRGARTSTAASQTRALRSIASAASPQSLKAQAFRLLQTL encoded by the coding sequence CTGGTCGATGCCTCCGGGGCGCACTTCGAAACCGCAGGTGCCCTGCGCGGGGGCCGCGAAACGTTCATGACGATGAAACTGCCCAACACCATCGTGTTCGACGGCCGCGACGGAACCCAGGACCGCACCGACCTCTACCTTGCAGCCCTGAACTCCCACGACGGGTCCTCAAGGTTCACCTTCTTGGTCACACCCGTGCGCATCGTGTGCAAGAACACCCAATCGGCCGCTCTGCGCAATGCCAAAGCCAGCTGGGGGATCCGCCACACCGGAGGGGCACGCGCCGCCATCCAAGAGGCACGCAACGCCCTGAAACTGACCTGGCGTTACATCGAAGCGTTCGAAGCCGAAGCCGCCGAACTCTACGCGCGCCCGATGGACACCGACGAAGTTCGCCGATTCGCCAACACCCTGCTCGAGGTCGACTCCGCCACCAGCGCCGCCACCGCCCGTCACCGCAGCGAACGCGCCAACGGCATCGTCAAACTGTGGACCTCCTCCCCGACGATCACACCCATCGCCGGCACCCGGTGGGCCGCCTACAACGCGGTCACCGAATACCTCGACCACCACGTACCCGTGCGCGGCGCCAGAACCTCAACCGCCGCCAGCCAAACCCGCGCCCTGCGCAGCATCGCCTCGGCCGCCAGCCCGCAATCGCTGAAGGCCCAAGCATTCCGGCTGCTGCAAACGCTGTAG
- a CDS encoding DUF3560 domain-containing protein has product MSVQITHSAAEGTLVHGTNRGDGTNTILKAAGFRWFRTLGLWGIAHSRDRQPNRHKITAAAQALREAGHTVTLDIDDTHRPAAQAEADRAERQAHRVEVLNDKADRRAQDAHAAWEAEQRAMDALPPGGEPIKIGHHSERRHRNAIARSNQATRRAIDATDAADTAAARAAAATQTTAQRYAPITVKNRIDKLEAEQRADQRQLDGHRRVIARTATVEYADEFPPATGSHREQIIARMAQRADGITYWKNIYATQQAQGIANTYSRDTIAKGDLIQYLNSWYTVLRVNTKSVSIRLHDNASWTDTVAYHKITDHRPVRHTPATTDQ; this is encoded by the coding sequence GTGTCCGTACAGATCACCCACAGCGCCGCAGAAGGCACCCTCGTCCACGGCACCAACCGCGGCGACGGCACCAACACCATCCTCAAAGCCGCGGGATTCCGCTGGTTCCGCACCCTTGGCCTGTGGGGCATCGCCCACAGCCGCGACCGCCAACCCAACCGCCACAAGATCACCGCCGCCGCCCAAGCACTGCGCGAGGCCGGCCACACCGTCACCCTCGACATCGACGACACACACCGTCCCGCCGCGCAAGCCGAGGCTGATCGCGCCGAGCGCCAAGCCCACCGCGTCGAGGTCCTCAACGACAAAGCCGACCGCCGCGCCCAGGACGCCCACGCGGCGTGGGAGGCCGAACAACGCGCCATGGACGCCCTGCCCCCCGGCGGTGAACCCATCAAGATCGGCCACCACAGCGAACGGCGCCACCGCAACGCCATCGCACGCTCCAACCAAGCCACACGGCGTGCCATCGACGCCACCGATGCCGCCGACACCGCCGCCGCCCGCGCTGCCGCGGCAACACAAACCACCGCCCAGCGCTACGCACCGATCACCGTCAAGAACCGCATCGACAAACTCGAAGCCGAACAACGCGCCGACCAGCGCCAACTCGACGGACACCGCCGCGTCATCGCACGCACCGCCACCGTCGAGTACGCCGACGAATTCCCGCCGGCCACCGGATCTCACCGCGAGCAGATCATCGCCCGCATGGCCCAGCGCGCAGACGGCATCACCTACTGGAAGAACATCTACGCCACCCAGCAGGCCCAGGGAATCGCCAACACCTACAGCCGGGACACCATCGCCAAAGGCGACCTCATCCAATACCTCAACAGCTGGTACACCGTCCTCCGCGTCAACACCAAATCCGTATCAATCCGGCTGCACGACAACGCATCCTGGACCGACACCGTCGCCTACCACAAGATCACCGACCACCGACCCGTGAGGCACACCCCCGCCACCACCGATCAGTAG
- a CDS encoding TniQ family protein has product MLARLPIPAGPARHEIVLSYLTRLTVLHGLPEGELWNHLSTTSAADQPARKRGRVVADRLAVATGRPVEHLVLALPELRDRHWTGRPGGTSRSLAVRAATPATTADRCYGCCHITTTSAPGIATGSAHPTPGN; this is encoded by the coding sequence GTGCTGGCCCGCCTGCCGATCCCGGCCGGACCGGCCCGCCACGAGATCGTGCTGTCCTACCTGACCCGTCTCACCGTCCTGCACGGCCTACCAGAGGGCGAACTCTGGAACCACCTCAGCACCACAAGTGCCGCAGACCAACCTGCCCGCAAGCGGGGCCGGGTGGTGGCCGACCGGCTCGCGGTCGCCACCGGCCGCCCTGTCGAGCACCTGGTGCTGGCGCTGCCCGAGCTGCGCGACCGGCACTGGACTGGACGGCCTGGCGGCACCAGTCGCAGCCTGGCTGTCCGCGCTGCGACGCCCGCCACGACGGCGGACCGGTGCTACGGCTGCTGCCACATCACCACTACGTCTGCACCCGGCATCGCTACTGGATCGGCCCACCCGACGCCGGGCAACTAG
- a CDS encoding SigB/SigF/SigG family RNA polymerase sigma factor has translation MFIQLRKLEPGSRAYRKQRDLIVQRCLPLADHIAHRYRGRGECLDDLTQVARMGLVHAVDRFDADHGAHFLSYAVPTITGLIRRHFRDHGWAVKAPRRIKDLHTQINAATPELAHQLQRSPNASELAAFLGVERELVVDAMVAGSNYAVLSLDAPRTDDGNPESALGETMGSDDPGLERVLSVHTARPLIAALPERERLVIKLRFFEEMTQSEIAERLGCSQMQVSRILAQALLKLRDGAYQPDLAAAG, from the coding sequence ATGTTTATCCAGTTGAGAAAGCTTGAGCCGGGTTCTCGCGCATATCGAAAGCAGCGAGATCTGATTGTGCAACGTTGTTTGCCGCTGGCGGACCATATTGCTCACCGATATCGCGGGCGGGGAGAATGCCTTGACGACCTCACTCAGGTGGCGCGGATGGGCCTAGTACACGCAGTCGATCGGTTCGACGCTGATCACGGTGCGCATTTTCTATCCTATGCGGTTCCCACCATTACTGGTCTCATCCGCCGCCATTTCCGGGACCACGGATGGGCCGTCAAAGCTCCGCGACGCATCAAGGACCTTCACACGCAAATCAATGCGGCTACCCCCGAGCTCGCCCACCAGCTGCAGCGCAGTCCGAATGCCTCCGAGCTTGCCGCGTTCTTGGGTGTTGAGCGAGAACTCGTCGTTGATGCGATGGTCGCGGGCAGCAACTATGCGGTGTTGTCGCTCGACGCGCCCAGGACAGATGACGGCAACCCAGAATCGGCGTTGGGTGAAACGATGGGAAGTGATGATCCAGGCTTGGAGAGGGTGCTTAGCGTGCACACGGCCAGACCGCTCATCGCGGCTCTGCCAGAACGGGAACGGCTTGTGATCAAGCTGCGGTTCTTTGAGGAAATGACCCAGTCCGAGATCGCAGAGCGGCTGGGGTGTTCGCAAATGCAGGTGTCGAGGATTCTTGCGCAAGCGTTACTAAAACTGCGCGACGGCGCCTACCAACCGGACCTGGCCGCGGCGGGCTAA
- a CDS encoding IS3 family transposase (programmed frameshift), which yields MAGRKRHSAEDIVRKLRRADELAAEGKTGDEIAAELGVSAATLYNWRRAYGGMDTDAAKELRELREQNTRLKRLLAEAELEKDALREVAKGKILSPAAKRRAVDMLKDTLSMSERLACKAVGLARSTYRRLPAAQTPDDPDAQMRAWLRSYATKHPCHGFRRAWAALRYDVGREVNQKKVHRLWREEGLQVKIRSPRKRSGVSSVPPVVADAPNVVWAIDFQFDSTTDGKAIKIASMLDEHTRESLLNIVERSITAERLVTELETAFAVAGGPPKVLRMDNGPELVSQALQRFCENKTGLLYIPPGCPWINGHIESFNNRLRKECLNRNHWNTLFEARVVIGDFKHEHNHRHRHSALGYRTPAEYAAACRHTHTPVACEIN from the exons ATGGCTGGTCGTAAGCGGCATTCCGCGGAGGACATCGTGCGCAAGTTGCGCCGCGCGGACGAGCTGGCTGCTGAAGGCAAGACCGGTGACGAGATCGCTGCCGAGTTGGGTGTCTCAGCCGCCACGCTGTACAACTGGCGCCGCGCCTACGGCGGCATGGACACCGACGCCGCCAAAGAGCTACGGGAGTTGCGCGAGCAGAACACGCGCTTGAAGAGGCTGCTGGCCGAGGCCGAACTGGAGAAGGACGCGCTGCGGGAGGTCGCGA AAGGGAAAATTCTGAGCCCAGCTGCCAAGCGGCGCGCCGTGGACATGCTCAAGGACACGCTGAGTATGTCGGAACGACTGGCGTGCAAGGCCGTTGGGCTGGCCCGCTCCACCTACCGCCGCTTGCCCGCGGCGCAGACTCCGGATGATCCAGACGCCCAGATGCGAGCCTGGCTGCGCTCCTACGCCACCAAACACCCCTGCCACGGGTTCCGGCGCGCCTGGGCGGCCTTGCGCTACGACGTGGGTCGTGAGGTCAACCAGAAGAAAGTCCATCGGCTGTGGCGCGAGGAGGGCCTGCAGGTCAAGATCCGCTCGCCGCGTAAGCGGTCTGGGGTGTCCTCGGTCCCGCCGGTGGTAGCCGATGCACCGAACGTGGTGTGGGCGATCGATTTCCAGTTCGACTCCACCACCGACGGCAAGGCCATCAAGATCGCCTCGATGCTCGACGAGCACACCCGCGAGTCGCTGCTGAACATCGTGGAGCGCTCCATCACCGCCGAACGTCTCGTGACCGAACTCGAGACGGCGTTCGCGGTGGCCGGCGGACCGCCGAAGGTGCTGCGCATGGACAACGGCCCGGAGCTGGTTTCCCAAGCGCTGCAACGATTCTGCGAGAACAAAACCGGCCTGCTCTACATCCCACCAGGATGCCCGTGGATCAATGGGCATATCGAGTCGTTCAACAACCGGCTACGTAAGGAGTGCCTCAACCGCAACCACTGGAACACCCTGTTCGAGGCCCGCGTGGTGATCGGCGATTTCAAGCACGAACATAATCACCGACACCGCCATTCGGCGCTGGGCTATCGAACCCCCGCCGAGTACGCTGCGGCTTGCCGGCACACCCACACCCCGGTGGCCTGCGAGATCAACTGA
- a CDS encoding ATP-binding protein has product MQAAAIDDDVAGDLLLAAGEAVTNAVEHASDDVAHHVELTITANLADSLITITVGDTGRWRPPSTAPSDRGRGIALMRALVDHLTVTPTSSGTTVILTKNLRQPPHKHTGRQ; this is encoded by the coding sequence CTGCAAGCCGCCGCCATCGACGATGACGTTGCCGGCGATCTCTTGCTCGCGGCGGGGGAAGCTGTCACTAATGCCGTCGAACACGCCAGCGACGACGTCGCCCATCACGTCGAATTGACGATCACCGCCAACCTCGCAGACTCGTTGATCACCATCACCGTCGGCGACACCGGACGTTGGCGGCCCCCATCTACAGCGCCCAGCGACCGCGGCCGCGGCATCGCGCTTATGCGGGCCCTCGTCGACCACCTCACGGTGACACCGACATCATCAGGGACCACGGTAATCCTGACAAAAAATCTGCGCCAACCACCACACAAACACACCGGGCGGCAGTAA